One Pichia kudriavzevii chromosome 3, complete sequence genomic window carries:
- a CDS encoding uncharacterized protein (PKUD0C03840; Pfam Domains: RasGEF(1.1e-45)|RasGEF_N(1.9e-15)|SH3_1(1e-08)|SH3_2(1e- 07)), with protein MSQKPIMTAHAIRNYLPSNDLKNCLQLLQDDVVYIMDKSDNQWWDGVVLDPIGNVQRGWFPASYVEPYTQLHRRSHSRSHSRPRPSSNSKSRSSSLSKSQSQSRSNSNSNSNSNSNVNSNPNINPNSRSRSRSCSVSSLKKSARLNSSSKSNLVPANEIAIGDQHQLKSKSSTPGYEYNPSNSTTPNINTSSSGQFSPASQNIQPRRHSTRPRMQSYGGPHQMSTLHKQQQLPQQHVHSRVSSPHASHFIRSNSAEVQPHSPSASIFKEKNYFISKHDSLLSMNSQQQQINESRQSSQAFTDISATSLSNSIHIVSSDEVKSYFQPDNSKSQPSFNFVPTWIPQFGQNLEVLYKNQALNVYTNDIPYIDAGFINESTLYETPDTTNLINDLNILPYSSKRSCNDVACVNMSRKISRGSSKGNDSVNYNINHSCSNAFHSNSNRSLPEHTHILHNLPSFVDSRPTEIYYTETSDLLTWDSLVSSFINAIDGSISCLIKKEKMGFKTHLNDASNKLSFYHIACRQIHPLLDSSNKVSKLSSILKKITDTFIQFRIWSNLAIVSIDAQISHRTGSKLGFEDNLMNGSTINDYIKNSTIARSKLEKLSIHLIKFMSTVPIMVHNGYTQKNTSKMLPMVYTRFIKDKFEGGNYKNKLTYSKYHHNDYFIDVNHDQPNILLDEAVTDKLKVLEINIFDSLKQINDILLTQPSKDMSLQQFNEKINISLLTAVYKCVPLLSQFINTFESIDLTVFAMIDRMAKKPSDYKRNTTLIKSEVEDPLSPSSTPLHHTSNIETLSSSTSDFGNSIDSGEDSEKSSQSFYDATAKVFRPLICEFLQLKQSLHSAFSDLILDSQTITADDPETFSTMRDDSSLYTKPSKFKMVADILLMKLQKADYELHRRNSYILDPKLKLMETINVSKDRIKLINILIIQLRDERRTILNYCSRLMNSDFNIASLFIAERHNTIVSKSSQATATFSGKYSSGSYMNEDDERENSVDEKLPDYGYTFTNANTNEEHVPWYMTMDHDEEKLIYEGSILKGGPVRGLVSKLVNPNNQPDELFEQTFLCFFSTFVKPAKLFEILIEKYNLSMPEALSYEEYGIWIEQKLKPQQQRILDIFIKLFSRYWIVNYTTSELINTWDYFVEETPSVKIELINLSAKVFSFDNQEEYIDYFKLGNMEPKTIPVAPLSNSILHLRLQSLNINYVAEQITAVQAFYYRKLNMWDLLGRTYNFARILRGDNEMKHSNVNMRDPLGTKNISNFIKCCNNLTHYTSFMILKNSDLNERMESIKFFILLAEKLMAMNNFSSMTAIISGLGSTSISRLRKTWDQLPQVYINKFQKMDNLMSIGKNYSEYRNILKFVNADDEAYMPFLGMYLSDLRFTTDGNSDWLTKRRGSKGLVNFAKRVSIMKIINEVLDFNNTLYNIRLDEEFSCYLQEMFKGLPDDEKMYQLSIEIEPRVSVLKNGKGLATVGLMEIADGTYQGSVTPERSSTLSSFFGTFNSIGSFSTPDGRNNNERHNSNDRNSTQAQMQGNEGHHSHSHRKHSHNHKHHYKQK; from the coding sequence ATGTCTCAGAAACCCATAATGACAGCCCATGCCATAAGAAATTATCTCCCATCAAAtgacttgaaaaattgctTGCAGCTACTGCAAGATGACGTTGTCTACATCATGGACAAGTCTGACAACCAGTGGTGGGATGGCGTTGTCTTGGATCCTATTGGGAATGTTCAAAGAGGCTGGTTCCCAGCCTCTTATGTAGAACCATACACCCAACTTCACAGACGGTCACATTCACGTTCACATTCACGTCCTCGTCCAagttcaaattcaaaatcacGTTCAAGTTCACTTTCAAAATCGCAGTCACAGTCACGTTCAAATTCTaactcaaattcaaattcaaattcaaatgtgAACTCAAACCCAAATATAAACCCAAACTCACGTTCACGTTCACGCTCATGTTCGGTctcaagtttgaaaaaatcgGCTAGATTGAACTCCTCGTCAAAATCGAACTTGGTACCTGCAAATGAAATAGCAATTGGCGACCAACATCAACTAAAATCGAAATCAAGTACTCCAGGTTATGAATATAACCCATCGAATTCAACAACACCTAATATCAATACCTCTTCAAGCGGCCAATTTTCGCCAGCTTCTCAAAATATTCAGCCAAGGAGACACTCCACCAGACCTAGAATGCAATCATATGGCGGCCCCCATCAAATGTCAACACTCcataaacaacaacaattacCGCAACAACATGTACACTCAAGAGTTTCTTCACCTCATGCTAGCCATTTCATACGCTCCAATTCAGCGGAAGTTCAACCTCACTCTCCATCAGCTTCAATATTCAAGGAGAAGAActattttatttcaaaacaCGATTCCTTACTATCTATGAActctcaacaacaacagatcAACGAGTCAAGGCAGTCGTCTCAAGCTTTTACAGATATATCCGCCACTTCATTATCTAATTCCATACATATAGTGTCAAGTGATGAAGTGAAATCTTATTTTCAACCTGATAATTCTAAATCCCAGCCTTCATTTAATTTTGTTCCCACTTGGATACCACAATTTGGTCAAAATCTGGAAGTTCTCTATAAGAACCAGGCACTAAATGTATACACCAATGATATACCCTACATTGATGCTGGTTTCATCAATGAGAGCACCTTGTATGAAACTCCAGATACTaccaatttgataaatgatttgaatattttacCTTATTCTTCAAAGCGGAGCTGTAATGATGTTGCCTGTGTAAACATGAGTAGGAAGATATCAAGGGGCAGCAGCAAGGGAAATGATTCAGTCAATTATAATATCAATCATAGTTGCTCTAACGCCTTCCACAGCAATTCGAATAGATCGTTACCAGAGCACACCCATATACTCCATAATTTACCATCTTTTGTTGACTCAAGACCCACAGAAATTTACTATACCGAAACCTCAGATTTACTTACTTGGGATTCGTTGGTTTCAAGCTTCATTAATGCGATAGATGGGTCGATTTCATGCCTTattaagaaagaaaaaatgggTTTTAAAACTCATTTAAACGACGCATCTAACAAGCTATCATTTTATCACATTGCTTGCAGGCAGATCCACCCTCTATTGGACAGTTCAAATAAAGTCTCAAAATTAAGTTCCATATTAAAAAAGATTACTGATACTTTTATTCAATTCAGAATCTGGTCAAATTTGGCCattgtttcaattgatgCCCAGATTTCTCATAGAACCGGCTCAAAGTTGGGGTTTGAGGATAACTTGATGAATGGATCCACAATTAACGATTATATAAAAAACTCCACCATTGCAAGGTCCAAATTAGAGAAGCTGTCAATTCATTTGATTAAGTTTATGTCTACTGTTCCAATTATGGTTCATAATGGATACACCCAAAAGAATACTTCTAAAATGTTGCCAATGGTATACACAAGATTTATTAAGGATAAGTTTGAAGGCGGTAATTATAAGAATAAACTTacatattcaaaatatcatcataatgattattttattgatgTAAACCATGATCAACCAAACATCTTATTAGATGAAGCAGTTACAGATAAATTAAAGGTACTGGAAATTAACATATTTGATTCATTAAAGCAAATCAATGATATATTGTTGACGCAACCATCCAAAGATATGTCCTTGCAACAATTCAATGAGAAGATAAATATAAGTTTACTAACAGCTGTTTATAAATGTGTTCCTCTCTTGTCACAGTTTATAAACACTTTTGAGTCTATCGATCTAACTGTTTTTGCGATGATTGATAGAATGGCAAAAAAACCCTCTGACtataaaagaaatacaaCTCTAATAAAGTCAGAGGTTGAGGACCCTTTATCGCCCTCTAGTACTCCTCTGCATCATACATCAAACATCGAGACTTTGTCAAGCAGTACTTCTGACTTTGGAAACTCAATTGATTCTGGTGAAGATAGTGAAAAAAGTAGTCAATCTTTCTACGATGCAACTGCTAAAGTTTTCAGACCTTTGATTTGCGAGTTCTTacaattgaaacaatcGCTTCATTCAGCATTTAgtgatttgattttggattctcAGACAATTACCGCTGATGATCCTGAGACATTTTCCACGATGAGAGATGATTCTTCTCTTTATACAAAACCGTctaaattcaaaatggtTGCGGACATTCTACTAATGAAGCTACAAAAGGCAGACTATGAGTTACATAGACGTAATTCGTATATTCTTGACCCgaagttgaaattgatggaaACCATcaatgtttcaaaagataggataaaattgatcaatatTCTGATTATTCAATTGAGAGATGAGCGTAGAACAATTTTAAACTATTGTTCGAGATTGATGAATTCTGATTTTAATATTGCTTCTCTATTTATTGCTGAAAGACACAATACAATTGTTTCTAAATCAAGTCAAGCAACAGCTACGTTTAGTGGGAAATATTCTTCAGGTTCTTATATGAacgaagatgatgaaagagaaaactcAGTCGATGAGAAATTACCAGATTATGGTTACACTTTTACGAATGCAAATACAAATGAAGAACATGTTCCATGGTATATGACTATGGACCATGATGAGGAGAAGCTAATCTATGAAGGCTCCATTTTGAAAGGTGGACCTGTGAGAGGCTTAGTTTCTAAATTAGTTAATCCAAATAACCAACCCGACGAATTATTTGAGCAAACATTCCTATGTTTTTTTAGTACGTTTGTCAAGCCAGCCAAACTATTTGAAATACTAATTGAAAAGTATAATTTGAGTATGCCCGAAGCATTAAGTTACGAAGAATATGGTATTTGGATTGAACAAAAGTTAAAACCACAGCAGCAGAGGATTTTAgacattttcatcaaactATTCTCTAGATATTGGATTGTTAACTATACGACATCGGAGTTGATCAACACTTGGGATTACTTTGTGGAGGAAACGCCGAGTGTTAAAATTGAGTTAATCAATTTAAGCGCAAAGGTGTTCTCGTTTGATAATCAAGAAGAATATATTGATTATTTTAAATTAGGAAATATGGAACCAAAAACAATTCCTGTAGCTCCCTTGTCCAATTCTATATTGCATTTGAGATTACAATCATTAAATATCAATTATGTTGCTGAACAAATAACTGCAGTACAAGCGTTTTATTATAGGAAGCTTAATATGTGGGACTTATTAGGTAGAACCTATAACTTCGCAAGGATTTTAAGAGGCGACAACGAGATGAAGCATTCTAATGTTAATATGAGGGATCCGTTGGGTACAAAAAATATATCCAACTTTATTAAATGTTGTAATAATTTGACTCATTATACAAGTtttatgattttgaaaaatagtgatttgaatgaaaGGATggaatcaatcaaatttttcatcttgttGGCAGAAAAATTAATGGCAATGAACAATTTCTCATCAATGACTGCCATTATAAGTGGTTTAGGCTCAACTAGTATTTCAAGATTACGCAAAACTTGGGATCAGTTGCCACAAGTTTacatcaataaatttcaaaaaatggaCAACTTGATGTCAATCGGAAAAAATTATAGTGAATACCGAAATATCCTGAAATTTGTTAATGCTGATGACGAGGCATATATGCCATTTTTAGGGATGTATCTCTCAGACTTAAGATTCACAACAGATGGTAATTCAGATTGGTTGACTAAAAGGAGGGGTTCCAAGGGACTAGTTAATTTTGCGAAAAGAGTAAGCATAATGAAAATTATTAATGAAGTTTTAGATTTCAATAATACGTTATACAATATTAGGCTAGATGAGGAATTTTCTTGTTATTTACAGGAAATGTTTAAGGGTTTGccagatgatgaaaaaatgtaCCAATTGTCAATTGAGATTGAACCTAGAGTTAGTGTGCTCAAAAATGGCAAAGGCTTGGCAACTGTCGGCTTGATGGAAATAGCGGATGGGACTTACCAAGGCAGTGTGACTCCTGAACGGTCCTCAACTTTAAGCTCATTTTTTGGTACTTTCAATTCAATTGGGTCATTTAGTACGCCTGATGGtagaaataataatgaGAGGCATAATAGCAATGATCGAAATTCTACACAGGCTCAAATGCAGGGCAACGAAGGACATCATAGTCATTCACATCGTAAGCATAGCCATAATCATAAGCACCATTACAAACAAAAGTAG
- a CDS encoding uncharacterized protein (PKUD0C03860; similar to Saccharomyces cerevisiae YIL016W (SNL1); ancestral locus Anc_7.183), whose translation MDVMVPYLYNSIDKAASLASPYVSPEKLDQVCRWLKQHDEAVLYSTLGALVLGTLYLASSGNGKTKKRSKKPSSKKSYQVKVKKEKVVPVDPVKQSYDTINSVKDELKNVFTPQVDQLEKDVERELAGKKEIEGKKNKHKKKKAGSKNKLKEHTSNEAPEGAAKTSSYKDSTKYRYLYLNEALLKLLMRLDGVETQGIEDIRVQRKATIKLVQEQCKRVDALKDYVN comes from the coding sequence ATGGATGTGATGGTTCCTTATTTGTATAACTCAATCGATAAAGCTGCGTCGTTGGCGTCGCCCTATGTCTCTCCAGAAAAATTAGACCAAGTTTGTCGGTGGTTGAAACAGCACGATGAAGCCGTGCTTTACTCTACGCTAGGTGCCTTAGTTTTAGGCACATTATATTTGGCATCATCTGGTAATGGCAAGACGAAAAAGAGATCAAAGAAACCTTCTTCTAAAAAATCGTACcaggtgaaggtgaagaaggaaaaagtgGTCCCTGTAGATCCCGTCAAACAGAGTTACGATACGATCAACTCAGTCAAGGACGAGCTAAAAAACGTCTTCACCCCGCAGGTGGACCAGCTTGAGAAAGACGTTGAAAGGGAACTTGCTGGCAAGAAGGAGatagaaggaaaaaagaacaaacacaagaagaagaaggcaGGTTCcaagaacaagttgaaaGAGCACACCTCCAACGAAGCGCCAGAGGGTGCGGCAAAGACCTCATCTTATAAGGACAGCACAAAATACCGCTACCTCTACCTCAATGAGGCTTTATTGAAGCTGCTCATGCGTTTGGACGGTGTGGAAACTCAAGGTATCGAAGATATCCGTGTACAAAGGAAAGCCACCATCAAACTCGTCCAAGAACAATGTAAAAGAGTTGATGCGCTAAAAGATTACGTAAATTGA
- a CDS encoding uncharacterized protein (PKUD0C03810; similar to Saccharomyces cerevisiae YHR052W (CIC1); ancestral locus Anc_5.278), whose translation MASRKTRSSTAKASTEKPVESPKTTKVSKSTKSTKPNKTSKTSKNVVEDSKPEAPKSTNSNMINDEEVVQAINIKDKAIENAVSALSKWNKKQQETSAKKNLFDEDDEEIPVYLQVTANKYLSKSNVLKPRMITVPHPIHDLDDARVCIFVKDDLLDEESAARIEILKENELKNLAQIITVKDLKTKYNAYEKRRQLLSEYDIFLTDSSIANMIPKLLGKIFFESSKLPLTISVTENKKLSVDKFVKNFQKALNSIGFILPMGINMGFRLGMLGQDINNMKENIHAIARFLERFNIRLIQLKLTDSPSLPIYINKKIFTEDDVLKTDDTQNDGNRLNDIPLSIYAEGLKELGLDEEEANQIFGRKRKSDQLKDDSKTTTTKKSKN comes from the coding sequence ATGGCATCCAGAAAGACTAGATCATCGACTGCAAAGGCATCGACAGAGAAGCCTGTTGAATCCCCTAAGACAACTAAAGTCAGCAAATCTACTAAATCGACAAAGCCAAATAAGACTTCAAAGACATCCAAGAACGTGGTTGAAGATTCAAAGCCAGAAGCGCCAAAGAGCACCAATTCAAACATGattaatgatgaagaagtagTCCAAGCAATAAATATCAAAGACAAAGCGATTGAAAATGCTGTCTCTGCATTATCTAAATGGAATAAAAAGCAACAAGAAACATCTGCTAAAAAGAACTTGTTCGATGAAGACGACGAAGAGATCCCAGTTTACTTACAAGTCACAGCAAACAAATACTTGTCAAAATCCAACGTTTTGAAACCACGTATGATCACCGTTCCACATCCTATCCACGATCTTGATGATGCTcgtgtttgtattttcgTTAAAGATGACCTTTTGGATGAAGAGTCAGCTGCGAGAATTGAAAtattaaaggaaaatgaattgaaaaatttagCTCAAATTATCACTGTTAAAGATTTAAAGACCAAGTATAATGCATATGAGAAAAGACGTCAATTGTTATCTGAATATGATATCTTCTTAACCGATTCTTCCATTGCCAATATGATTCCAAAGCTACTTGGTAAGatcttctttgaatctTCAAAGCTCCCATTAACTATTTCGGTAACAGAGAATAAGAAACTCTCTGTTGATAAGTTTGTCAAGAATTTCCAAAAGGCATTGAATTCTATTGGATTTATTCTACCAATGGGTATCAATATGGGTTTCAGATTAGGCATGCTAGGTCAAGATATCAATAACatgaaagaaaatattcATGCTATTGCTAGATTCCTTGAAAGATTTAATATACGATTGATCCAACTGAAGTTAACGGATTCCCCCTCCCTTCCAATTTAcattaacaaaaaaatcttcACCGAAGATGATGTTCTTAAGACTGATGATACTCAAAACGATGGAAATAGACTTAATGATATACCTTTATCCATCTATGCTGAAGGTTTGAAGGAATTAGGATtagatgaggaagaagcTAATCAAATATTTGGCAGGAAGAGAAAGTCCGACCAACTGAAGGACGACTCAAAGACCACAACTACTAAGAAGAGTAAAAACTAa
- a CDS encoding uncharacterized protein (PKUD0C03830; similar to Saccharomyces cerevisiae YHR048W (YHK8); ancestral locus Anc_5.284) — protein sequence MAKKHNRRKIPAKSRRLSNTNYLMGSSADTSTDSPNNTPNLNSSYNIKHHNFHHSSNPIHVRRGDSLKYAILNDDILEEGAMLSSSEGYDASSNNSSANSQSLMAEDQPLDEFIQNSLSQGNYSSIHYQDSVFSEISDSILLLQDREHHNSLKWYRRPSIFMVSVLVFSYCFSLGIAMSSDLDLIMKAVCYLVNGEVNNCSTPSVQQMNANLQKYNNFIGSFIKILVSVKMGKLSDIYGRKPMFLITFTLSCLSKFMCVFILTPRYFTFNRVILANIVDSFGGSIFVLLSIANSYVCDVVHERERLPALSKVTGAFFLGLSLGPLTSSFLGSTFNIPSIHFVGASAALFFMSIIFVIWCIPESRGEKLRDKSRRFSIRSRRELESSPSWTYKLGLSGVIDSFESLKILWITRPRQFSTNENNSEYEMNPSQDPSSLQKLEIDLPARVNGILLLAIDLFFVICSAGSSLPIALYMIYKFNLSQSQLGLFVGVISGSRAIVLSVLNPWVQHNLLNFFSHDPFNVDFIDITTIGVAILSEIVASLLCSISPTLWILCFYFILTSLSAVGSPVIHSALLKYNPNPSKNGEFFGALALIKNIVNLVAPWFFLTVYSFGIGIAKPEIIFYIILGSFSIAGLLLGNIRVKN from the coding sequence ATGGCCAAGAAACACAACAGAAGGAAAATCCCGGCAAAGTCTCGTCGACTTAGTAATACAAACTATTTGATGGGCTCATCGGCAGACACTTCGACAGATTCTCCCAATAATACCCCTAATTTGAACTCTAGTTACAATATAAAACACCATAACTTCCATCACTCCTCAAATCCAATACATGTGAGAAGGGGGGATTCGCTCAAATACGCCATCTTGAATGATGATATCTTGGAAGAAGGGGCGATGTTATCCTCAAGTGAAGGTTACGATGCCTCAAGTAATAACAGCAGCGCCAACTCCCAATCGCTCATGGCCGAAGATCAGCCACTTGACGAGTTCATTCAAAATTCCCTATCTCAAGGTAACTATAGCTCTATCCATTATCAAGATTCGGTATTCTCTGAGATAAGTGATTCGATTCTCCTACTACAAGATAGAGAGCATCATAATTCCCTTAAATGGTATCGCAGGCCTTCCATCTTTATGGTTTCTGTCCTTGTCTTCTCATACTGTTTTTCTCTGGGAATAGCGATGTCTTCGGACTTAGATTTGATCATGAAGGCTGTGTGTTACCTCGTCAATGGCGAGGTCAATAATTGTTCTACGCCCTCTGTTCAACAAATGAATGCCAATTtacaaaaatacaataaTTTCATTGGATCCTTTATCAAAATTCTGGTTTCTGTTAAAATGGGTAAGTTGAGTGATATTTACGGTAGAAAACCAATGTTCTTAATCACTTTCACCTTGTCTTGTCTATCGAAGTTCATGTGTGTCTTTATCCTAACTCCTCGTTACTTCACTTTTAATAGAGTCATTTTGGCCAATATCGTCGACTCATTTGGTGGCTCCATTTTTGTTCTCCTAAGTATTGCTAATTCTTATGTTTGCGATGTTGTCcatgaaagagaaagattACCGGCCTTGAGTAAAGTTACTGGTGCATTTTTCCTTGGTCTATCATTAGGTCCGTTGACCTCTTCTTTCCTGGGCTCGACATTTAACATTCCATCCATTCATTTTGTCGGTGCAAGTGCTGCATTGTTCTTTATGTCAATCATTTTTGTGATTTGGTGTATTCCCGAATCTAGAGGTGAAAAGCTGAGAGATAAATCAAgaagattttcaattagATCAAGAAGAGAACTAGAATCAAGTCCTTCTTGGACCTATAAACTTGGATTATCTGGAGTTATAGATTCATTCGAATCCCTTAAAATTCTTTGGATTACTAGGCCTAGACAATTCAGTACTAACGAAAATAACAGTGAATACGAAATGAATCCGTCCCAAGACCCAAGTAGTTTACAAAAGCTTGAAATTGACCTGCCTGCTAGAGTCAATGGTATTTTGTTACTAGCtattgatttattttttgtcaTTTGCTCTGCAGGTTCCTCACTCCCAATTGCGTTATACATGATTTACAAATTTAACCTAAGCCAATCACAACTTGGTCTATTCGTAGGTGTGATATCCGGATCTAGAGCAATCGTTCTAAGTGTACTCAATCCTTGGGTGCAACACAATctattgaattttttcagCCATGATCCATTCAACGTCGATTTCATTGATATAACAACTATTGGAGTCGCCATTTTGTCTGAAATCGTGGCCTCCTTATTATGTTCAATCTCTCCAACGTTGTGGAtactttgtttttatttcataCTAACATCGCTATCGGCTGTTGGATCCCCTGTTATTCATTCTgcattgttgaaatatAATCCGAATCCCAGtaaaaatggtgaatttTTTGGCGCATTGGCActaatcaaaaatatcgTTAATCTTGTTGCACCTTGGTTCTTCTTGACTGTTTACTCCtttggtattggtattgcAAAACCCGAAATTATTTTCTATATTATTCTGGgctcattttcaatagcTGGATTATTGCTTGGTAATATAAGAGTCAAAAACTGA
- a CDS encoding uncharacterized protein (PKUD0C03850; similar to Saccharomyces cerevisiae YGR158C (MTR3); ancestral locus Anc_4.63), with protein MNTIDRRRRIGPPNAVPLYFPAQPSKVVEKSSKDEKLFIQVNNIPTATGSSFIQSGNNILLASVYGPRPSFKRTFNDKAVLKVTFHSSPFLTTRNDPYNNNFNARKSEIEVDPDFQIIDSVVLSTLETACANLIVLDQYPKSNIEIFVNLINTDNKTTFIQLLPLIHNSVNLALVDSGIALKNSQQHVLPKTTCS; from the coding sequence ATGAATACTATTGatagaagaagaaggatcGGTCCGCCAAATGCGGTGCCGCTTTATTTTCCTGCACAACCATCCAAGGTAGTGGAGAAATCAAGCAAGGATGAAAAGCTTTTTATCCAGGTGAATAATATACCAACGGCTACAGGCTCCTCATTCATACAATCAGGAAACAACATCTTATTGGCATCAGTGTACGGGCCTCGTCCATCATTCAAGCGTACATTCAATGACAAGGCTGTTTTAAAAGTGACGTTTCACTCATCGCCATTTTTAACCACACGCAATGACCCGTACAATAACAACTTCAATGCAAGAAAGTcagaaattgaagttgaccctgatttccaaattatCGATTCGGTCGTGCTATCAACATTGGAGACTGCATGCGCAAACCTAATTGTGTTGGACCAATATCCAAAGTCAAACATTGAGATCTTTGTCAATCTAATTAATACAGATAACAAAACCACCTTTATACAGTTACTCCCATTGATTCATAACTCTGTTAACCTCGCATTGGTTGATTCTGGAATCgcattgaaaaattcccAACAGCATGTGTTACCAAAGACAACGTGTTCataa
- a CDS encoding uncharacterized protein (PKUD0C03820; similar to Saccharomyces cerevisiae YKL159C (RCN1); ancestral locus Anc_5.281), producing MKKGGNSSNTLIITDSALVHPESHDLLQETISAIKEFVNELNTEKLIHSCLQILHLKSFRRVLLIFTESKIAKLVFEYFQRLGIQIGFARNDNRLTTCDLNSDCTVDSNVSGSSLNPQHIHISDPINERYIPGDTGVAGRENNLTFLRVPHPPIQMQSPPASPYEGWIPQPEEPPSDTTLSFHPKTLGHVLYTYDGEEVPQGLGQMRKVFSSFIDDEMPMSRINESLEDLNLGEGLEDTNERGGNGDDRDLLKGSLLQKNKFVENNEFKIPILVINQKEAENLRQVATNFDLDKA from the coding sequence ATGAAAAAGGGAGGAAATAGTTCTAATACTTTGATTATAACGGACTCTGCTCTTGTGCACCCAGAAAGCCATGATTTATTGCAAGAGACCATTTCTGCAATTAAAGAGTTTGTAAATGAGCTCAACACAGAAAAACTGATTCATAGTTGCCTTCAAATTTTACATCTTAAGTCATTTCGTCGGGTCCTATTAATTTTTACAGAATCCAAGATAGCCAAATTAGTATTTGAATACTTCCAAAGATTAGGGATCCAGATTGGATTTGCAAGGAATGATAACAGGCTCACAACTTGTGACTTAAATTCAGACTGTACAGTGGATTCGAATGTCTCAGGAAGTAGTCTAAACCCCCAGCATATTCATATAAGCGATCCTATTAACGAAAGATATATACCTGGAGATACGGGGGTGGCCGGCAGAGAGAATAACTTGACGTTTCTAAGAGTGCCACATCCACCAATTCAAATGCAATCGCCTCCAGCTTCACCATATGAGGGATGGATCCCACAGCCTGAAGAACCTCCAAGTGATACGACGCTTTCTTTCCATCCCAAGACTTTGGGACATGTATTGTACACTTATGACGGGGAAGAAGTGCCACAAGGGCTGGGTCAAATGAGAAAAgtgttttcttcttttattgatgatgagaTGCCGATGAGTCGAATCAATGAGAGCTTGGAGGATTTAAATCTCGGTGAAGGTCTCGAAGATACCAATGAGAGAGGAGGAAATGGTGATGATAGAGATTTATTAAAGGGATcacttcttcaaaagaataaGTTTGTGGAAAATAATGAATTTAAAATACCAATATTAGTTataaaccaaaaagaaGCGGAAAACTTAAGACAAGTGGCAACCAATTTTGATCTTGATAAAGCATga